Proteins from a genomic interval of Arachis hypogaea cultivar Tifrunner chromosome 10, arahy.Tifrunner.gnm2.J5K5, whole genome shotgun sequence:
- the LOC112718268 gene encoding uncharacterized protein isoform X1 → MWSSDRRTICGHATAASSSTKPIQLFLRIKLTEEKACSCLLGSWVSLISGFGKLEKDLCAWKSDFGSFGTLEVEEKVKIEVFRVERESTKMQDVRLLAEACWRLLF, encoded by the exons atgTGGAGCTCCGATCGACGCACCATTTGTGGCCACGCAACTgctgcgtcgagctctacaaaacctatACAATTATTCTTAAG GATCAAATTAACTGAAGAGAAGGCTTGTTCTTGCCTCCTTGGTTCTTGGGTAAG CTTAATTAGtggttttggaaagcttgaaaaaGATCTTTGTGCTTGGAAATCTGATTTTGGGAGCTTTGGGACATTGGAAGTTGAGGAAAAAGTGAAAATTGAAGTGTTCAGGGTGGAAcgggaatcgaccaag atgcaggacgtgaggctcctcgctgaggcatgctggagacttctattttGA
- the LOC112715741 gene encoding uncharacterized protein, whose product MPAILLKSLIIVCYAYKWIILILIKFIGLIGLYVPMFGETEYEPIHQYPSIGIGEQLEALEKAVKTGKIRYVGLSNETPYGMMKFIQVAEN is encoded by the exons ATGCCAGCAATATTATTGAAGTCATTGATAATAG TTTGTTATGCATACAAATGGATTATATTGATCTTGATTAAATTCATTGGCTTGATCGGTTT GTATGTTCCAATGTTTGGAGAAACTGAGTATGAACCAATTCATCAATACCCTTCAATTGGTATAGGTGAACAACTTGAAGCTCTCGAAAAAGCTGTCAAAACTGGGAAG ATTAGATATGTTGGTCTTAGTAATGAAACTCCATATGGCATGATGAAGTTTATTCAGGTTGCTGAAAATTAA
- the LOC112718268 gene encoding uncharacterized protein isoform X2, with protein sequence MWSSDRRTICGHATAASSSTKPIQLFLRIKLTEEKACSCLLGSWVSGFGKLEKDLCAWKSDFGSFGTLEVEEKVKIEVFRVERESTKMQDVRLLAEACWRLLF encoded by the exons atgTGGAGCTCCGATCGACGCACCATTTGTGGCCACGCAACTgctgcgtcgagctctacaaaacctatACAATTATTCTTAAG GATCAAATTAACTGAAGAGAAGGCTTGTTCTTGCCTCCTTGGTTCTTGGGTAAG tggttttggaaagcttgaaaaaGATCTTTGTGCTTGGAAATCTGATTTTGGGAGCTTTGGGACATTGGAAGTTGAGGAAAAAGTGAAAATTGAAGTGTTCAGGGTGGAAcgggaatcgaccaag atgcaggacgtgaggctcctcgctgaggcatgctggagacttctattttGA